One Ahaetulla prasina isolate Xishuangbanna chromosome 1, ASM2864084v1, whole genome shotgun sequence DNA window includes the following coding sequences:
- the LOC131187544 gene encoding disintegrin and metalloproteinase domain-containing protein 20-like, which produces MGLGRGFFCLVLASGIFWSQPICHVPPQGFPFISYEVIIPRRMAPRRGREPQDLTYLMEIEGKGHVVHLRQKKNFVPKHFPVFTYNEDGDIEVDYPFIKNDCFYYGFVHDEPSSLVTLSSCSGGLRGFLQVGNKLYEIEPLQTSTFQHMVYRLEEKGIDIPIRCGVMEEDKNHPEAMIQNRENIVSKSALSGLWQTYPRYMKIAIVVEHERYVQFGKNETATTRQVLDIVHLADSLYKPLGIHLVVVGLEIWSQKNLIAIAKSIDELLDTFNTWRKTILVQHLRHDVGHLFVYKHFGFKFGLSFVGSVCDPNWASAVEAFITSSLFSFTITFAHQLGHNLGMQHDEKSCTCKQHSCIMAPFQSNTSKFSNCSYTSYSKLMDTSSKQCLLIPPEHEKLYDLKNCGNKVVESGEQCDCGSKFHCESDACCQSNCMLRSGATCAFGKCCADCQLLPAGTVCRERTNICDLPEYCTGISEWCPEDVYVQDGAPCSDGGYCYHGECSTHSEQCKVIFGEEALVAPVECFKAINSRGDRFGNCGVIPGNMYKKCWNNNVLCGRVQCVNIGEVPNFNEQTTIIQTPVSNHLCWGIDSPSGIGVVDVGAVKDGTQCGLGMICINGDCIKVSLLNYDCNQTKCHDKGICNSHKHCHCNSGWAPPYCLKKGSGGSIDSGPPPPSSASERRTKGIVIVLLAGFGIL; this is translated from the coding sequence GTGGTACACCTCAGGCAGAAGAAGAATTTCGTTCCTAAACACTTCCCTGTTTTTACCTACAATGAAGATGGAGACATTGAGGTGGACTACCCTTTCATCAAGAATGACTGCTTTTACTATGGTTTTGTACATGACGAGCCTTCCTCTCTAGTCACCCTCAGCAGTTGCTCAGGAGGACTCAGAGGCTTTCTGCAAGTGGGTAATAAGCTCTACGAAATTGAACCTCTGCAGACATCTACTTTTCAGCACATGGTCTACAGACTGGAAGAGAAGGGGATTGATATCCCAATCAGGTGtggagtaatggaagaagacaaaAATCACCCGGAGGCCATGATCCAGAACAGAGAGAATATTGTAAGCAAAAGTGCTTTGAGCGGACTATGGCAAACATACCCCAGGTACATGAAGATAGCGATTGTAGTAGAACATGAACGATATGTCCAATTTGGTAAAAACGAAACTGCCACTACTAGGCAAGTCCTGGATATTGTTCACCTTGCAGATTCGCTGTATAAGCCTCTTGGGATTCATCTGGTGGTGGTTGGATTAGAAATATGGTCACAAAAGAACCTCATTGCAATAGCCAAAAGCATAGACGAATTGCTTGACACGTTCAATACGTGGAGGAAAACGATACTTGTCCAGCATCTAAGGCATGATGTTGGCCACTTATTTGTGTATAAGCATTTTGGGTTTAAGTTTGGATTATCGTTTGTTGGATCTGTGTGTGATCCGAACTGGGCGTCTGCTGTTGAGGCATTTATTACTTctagtttattttctttcacaatAACTTTTGCTCATCAACTGGGTCATAACCTTGGTATGCAGCATGATGAGAAATCCTGCACCTGTAAACAGCATTCTTGTATTATGGCTCCCTTCCAAAGCAACACAAGTAAGTTCAGCAACTGCAGTTATACCAGTTATTCTAAGCTAATGGATACTAGTAGCAAGCAATGTCTGTTAATTCCGCCAGAACATGAGAAATTGTATGACCTCAAAAACTGTGGCAACAAGGTGGTAGAGAGTGGAGAACAGTGTGACTGTGGTTCAAAGTTCCACTGTGAATCAGATGCATGTTGCCAGTCTAACTGTATGTTGCGTTCAGGAGCCACTTGTGCTTTTGGAAAATGCTGTGCTGACTGTCAGCTTCTTCCAGCCGGAACAGTTTGTAGAGAAAGGACTAACATATGCGATCTTCCCGAATACTGCACCGGAATTTCAGAGTGGTGTCCTGAAGATGTTTATGTACAGGATGGAGCTCCGTGCTCTGATGGAGGCTATTGCTATCATGGAGAATGCTCTACTCACAGTGAGCAATGCAAAGTTATCTTTGGCGAAGAAGCATTGGTTGCCCCAGTGGAGTGCTTCAAAGCAATAAATTCTCGAGGTGATCGTTTTGGCAATTGTGGCGTTATTCCTGGTAATATGTATAAGAAGTGTTGGAACAATAATGTCTTGTGCGGCAGAGTCCAGTGTGTAAACATCGGCGAAGTGCCTAATTTCAATGAGCAGACCACCATCATTCAAACGCCTGTTAGCAACCATTTGTGCTGGGGTATAGATTCTCCAAGTGGAATTGGTGTAGTTGATGTTGGAGCAGTGAAAGATGGCACGCAGTGTGGCCTTGGCATGATATGCATTAATGGTGATTGCATCAAGGTCTCCCTCCTGAACTATGATTGTAATCAAACCAAATGTCACGACAAAGGAATATGCAACTCCCATAAACATTGTCATTGTAACTCTGGTTGGGCTCCTCCATACTGCCTAAAGAAAGGCAGTGGTGGCAGCATTGATAGTGGGCCTCCTCCACCCAGCAGTGCCAGTGAAAGAAGGACTAAAGGCATTGTAATAGTTCTTCTAGCTGGGTTTGGCATCTTATAA